Genomic segment of Oleidesulfovibrio alaskensis DSM 16109:
TGCTTTGTGTGGATGATATGCCGGCCAATCTTGCCGTTCTTGATGGTATCCTGCGCGACGAATACATTGTGCTTACGGCTACCAACGGGCACGATGCACTGGAAATCGCAACGGGAGACTCTCCGCCGGATCTTATCCTGCTGGATGTGGTGATGCCTGGTATGGACGGGTATCAGGTTTGCCGGACGTTAAAAAAAATACCGGCTACTGCGGCCATTCCGGTTATATTCGTGACATCACTGGATGATGAGGGCAATGAGGAAAAAGGGTTCAGCCTGGGGGCTGTGGATTACGTCCAGAAGCCTTTTTCTCAGCTTGTCATCCGTGCACGGGTAAGAGCGCATCTGGTGATATACCGCACTCAGCGCATTCTTGAAAAGACAGTCAGAGAGCGGACAAGAGCTCTGGAACGTGCAAAAGAAAAAGCTGAAGAAGCCAACAGAGCCAAAACCGTTTTTCTGGCTAACGTCAGCCATGAACTGCGCACTCCGCTTAACGGAGTGCTGGGGATGGCACAACTGCTCTCCTCCACTTCCATGAGCGGTGAACAGCGGTACCTTCTTGCCAGCCTGAAGCAGTCGGCGGGCAGGCTGGGGTCGCTGGTTTCCGACATCCTTGAACACTCGAGCCTTGAAGCAGGAATGCTTCGTCCTTCCCAAGATAATTTTGTTCTGAAGGAAGCTCTGGCTCCGCTGATAAGGCACTTTGGTGCTGTGGCGGATAAAAAAAATATTCTGTTCACGCACACAGTGCAGGATGGTGTTCCCCGCACGCTTGCCGGAGACCGCGGGGCTTTGATCCAGATTCTGCACAATCTGCTTGATAACGCATGCAACTACACCTCTGTCGGGACTGTGGATCTGCATGTTGCTCTCTGGACGTGCGAAAATATCTGCACAGCCGACAACCGGAGAGCTGTCTGGTTGCGTTTTGATGTGCGTGATACAGGCAGTGGTATTCCGGAAGCCAAGGGGGGGGATATCTTTGCTCCTTTTTCCATCGCGGAGCATTTTCTTACAAAGCGTTTGGGCGGGGCCGGTCTGGGGCTGGCTGTGGCCAGACAGCTGGCAGAGCGTGATGGCGGGGAAATCAGCTTTGTCAGCAAAGAAGGTGTGGGCAGCACCTTCAGCGTGGTTCTTCCCTTTTTGCTTCCCTGCTGAATGCCTGTTCTGGCATCCATTTTGCTACTTCCCTGCGGAATGCCCTGAGGGGGAAATACATGCAGTGTCGGTCAGGAGGTAGCTTCCGTGCCTATAGATGGCGCTTTTAACCCGTTAGCCAGAATGATGCACATTTCGCACAGCGAAAGGGCGCATTCTGCCGGTGCAGACGATAATGCGCCTCCTGCCCGTCCGGCCGAAAGTCTGGCCCGTCTGACGGACAGAATCAGTCTTTCGGCTGTGGACCCCGCAGTGCGCCGGCAACTGGAGGCCATAGCAGAACAGGGGGGGAGTCTTGCTCCGGTGCTGGAAAACAACATATCTCAGCTGCAGGATGCCTTTATTGATGGGTTGCGCAGTGCTTTGACCAGCGCAGGTCTGAGCGTTGATGAAAAGGTAACTTTGCAGCTGCAGGACGGAGAGCTTGCCGTGCTGGGCGGCCATCCGGACAAGCACAAGCTGGACATGGCTGTTGCCGCCGTTCCGGAACTTAAAGAGTCTTTTACTGAAATCAAGGCGCAGGCCGAACTGGTGCGGGATTTGAACAGCATACAGGCTGCTGTCAACGCCAGCGGCAGACACGAGAGGTATCTTGCTCAGTCATCTCTGGGCGGAAGAGACTTCCGGGTGAGCCTCAGGGGATCCATGTCTCACTTCTATTTTGCCGGTTAACGTTTTCCCCCTTGCCAGCCGCTCTGTTAATGGCTACATGGTGTGTGCAGCCGGACAGAATCCCTTCTGTGGCCGGTAATATTTTGTTTATGAAGGGGGCGCACTGGTTTCGACGGGGATAAAGAAGCCGGAGTGGCAGGTCGAGGCGCCGCTGGCCTCGTTAAAAGCGGCACAAATGTAATTGCCAACAACGATTACGATTACGCAATGGCAGCCTAATTAGGCTTGCCGCACTGATTGGCTGACGTCAGATACGCCGACCAGTGACAAACTTATCCGACTGGCACCCAAAGCCGTCTGTCGCAGCGGGTGTAAGATTTTTTAAGACAGACTTGCCGCCGGTAGCCCGATCAGGGGCATCATCGGATGGCGAGCTTGAATACCTGATCTAAACCTGTAGAAGCTTCGAGTGGACTGTTCTCGGACGCGGGTTCGATTCCCGCCGCCTCCACCATTTCAAAAAGACAGACCCGTCCACTAACCGCGTCCGGTTATGGGGCGGGTTTTGTTTTTCTGCGTATTGTCAGCGACTTACGTCGCTTTCAGGGTGTCGGTACTGCCGCCCTGATCACTCCCTTTTCGGGAAACTTGTCATATCCCGCTTCTCTTTCGCCTCGAAATTCTCCGCATTCTTACCCCCAATCTCCGGACCTCGTCCGGTGTCCTGCATTTTTTCCTGCAACCGCTGTTCGGCGATCTCGTCGGCAAACTGGTTGATACTCTTCATGATTCCGTCAAACAGGTCGTTGATGTCCATGGTCGGTGCTCCTCGTTGTGGTTTATGCCCTTACTTACCGGAGAGACGGAGAAAGTGTCGGGCGTCGGTTGAATTTTTTGGTGATGGCCTTCTCTGGGGACTTACTTACCGGGCGGAGGCGGGATGTGTCGGAAAAGTCCTGCAATTGGCCATATTTCCTGTTTTCTTCTTGTCTTTATGGGTGTCCAGGGTTATCTTTCTTTATCAATTTTTCACTACGAATCTCTTCCGAACGGTGAGGTTATGGATAAAATCGACAAATGGCTGACCATTGATGAACTGGCGGGCTACATCAAGATGAGCCGGACCAAGCTCTACGGCATGGCCCAGCGCGGCGAGGTTCCCGCCTCCAAGATCGGCAACCAGTGGCGTTTCGACCGGGAGGAGATCGATCAGTGGATGAAGGCGCACGCGACCGGCAAAGGGGGTTCGAAGGCATGAGCGCACTGGAAATCAAACGTGACGAAAAGAAGGGCAAAATCTGGAGCCATGTGCGCAGCAAATGGCTGGTAGAAACACCCGAAGAGACGGTGCGCCAGGAATATTTGCTGGTGCTGGTCAACGAGTACGGGTTTTCCCTCGATCAGATCGCCGAGGAGATGGACCTGACTGGCCGGGGTTCCGCTTCCGCCCGCGCCGACTTTGTCCTCTGGCGCACCGCCCAAGACAAGGCCGACGACAACGCCCCTTTCATCATCGTCGAATGTAAATCCGATAACATCACCATCAAACCGCAGGATTACGGCCAGGGTGAAAACTACGCTCGCATCTGCGGCGCACCGTTCTTCGTCACCCACAACTCGCGGGAAACCAAATACTGGCGGGTCAAGAAAGACAAGGTGCCCGGCTACACGGAGGAAATCGAGAACATTCCCCATGGCGATGCCTCGGACAAGGACATCGAGGAACTGCTCTCCAAGCTCCGCGCCTTCAAGGAAAAAGAGTTCGCCGACCTGCTGCACAAGTGCCACAACATCATCCGCAACCGAGAGAAGAAAGACCCGGCAGCCGCCTTCGATGAAATCGCCAAGGTGCTGTTCATTAAGGTCTATGTGGAACGCTCCCTGCTCACCCGGCGCAATAAGACCAACCTCTTTACCGTCGATGTGTTGAAAGGCCAGATCGCTGAAAACCCGCTGGACAACCTGTTTCAGGAGACCAAGCGAGCCTACGCCGCCGACAAGATTTTCGAGGACGACGAGCGCATCAACCTCAAGCCCGCCACCGGCGAGGCCATCGTCAAGGAGCTGGAGAAATACAACCTCTCCGATACCAGCGAGGATGTGAAGGGCGTCGCCTTCGAGCGCTTCCTCGGCCGCACCTTCCGGGGAGAGATCGGCCAGTTTTTCACCCCGCGCACCATCGTCGAATTCATGGTGCACATGGTCGATCCCCAGGAAGGTGAGATTGTCTGTGACCCGGCCAGCGGCTCAGGCGGCTTTCTGATCCGCGTATTCGAGATCGTGCGCGAAAAGATCCTCGCTGACGCCGACCACGAGTATAACGCCTTTAAGGCCAAGGTCGAAAAGGACAAATCGCTTACCGAGGAGCAGCGGGCCAAGAAGCTCCAGGACAAATTCACCGAAGTGCAGACGCTTATAGACCAGAAGCGCGAGGGCTCCCGCCTGTGGCAGCTCTCCAATCGCTGCATCTACGGCACCGACGCCAACGACCGCATGGCCCGTACCAGCAAGATGAACATGATCATGCACGGCGACGGTCACGGCGGCGTCCACCACCACGACGGCTTTCTGAACGTCAACGGTATCTTCGAGGGGCGTTTCGACATCATTCTCACCAATCCGCCCTTCGGAGCCAATGTCGAGCCCACCGACAAAGTGCTGGAGGTGGATATCAAGGTCAATCCGGCCGCCGAAGAGCGCTATCTGAAGGAATACGGCGACCTCTATCGCGAAGCCCAGAACCGAGTGAAGGCGGCGCTCAACAAGCCCATCGCCAGCCTGTTCGACTTGCCCAAAAGCGACAAGGCCAAGATCAAGACCGAAGTGCTCTTTATCGAGCGCTGCCTCGACCTGCTCAAGCCGGGCGGTCGTCTCGGCATCGTGCTGCCGGAAGGCATCTTCAACAATCCATCACTCGCCTACGTGCGCGAGTTCACCGAAAACCGCGCCTTCCTCCGCGCCGTGGTCAGCTTGCCGCAGGAGACCTTCGTCAGCTCCGGGGCCAGCGTGAAATGCTCGTTGCTCTTTTTGCAGAAGTTCACCGAGGAAGAGCAACTGCGGTTTGACGAGACCTATGCCACCGCCAAGGCGGAGATTGAGGCCAAGTATGCGGACGAGATCAAAGCGGAAAGGGAACGGCTGGAAAGCGCAATCGAGGCGGCCAAGCAGGCCAAGGACGCAGAAAAACGCAAGGCCCTGCAAAAGGAACTCAAGGACTACCTGAAGGCGATGAAAGTCCGGCAGATCAGCGAGGCGCGGCAACGGCTCAAGGAGCGTTTCGACTACCCCATCTTCATGTACGAGGCGGAAAAGGTCGGCATCTCCGCCACGGGTGAGGAAGATCAGAACGAGCTCTACCCCAACCCCAACCAGCCCGCCGATTGCGACAAGACCTGCCTGGAGTGGT
This window contains:
- a CDS encoding helix-turn-helix domain-containing protein, with protein sequence MDKIDKWLTIDELAGYIKMSRTKLYGMAQRGEVPASKIGNQWRFDREEIDQWMKAHATGKGGSKA
- a CDS encoding hybrid sensor histidine kinase/response regulator, producing the protein MIHTAERFSVLCVDDMPANLAVLDGILRDEYIVLTATNGHDALEIATGDSPPDLILLDVVMPGMDGYQVCRTLKKIPATAAIPVIFVTSLDDEGNEEKGFSLGAVDYVQKPFSQLVIRARVRAHLVIYRTQRILEKTVRERTRALERAKEKAEEANRAKTVFLANVSHELRTPLNGVLGMAQLLSSTSMSGEQRYLLASLKQSAGRLGSLVSDILEHSSLEAGMLRPSQDNFVLKEALAPLIRHFGAVADKKNILFTHTVQDGVPRTLAGDRGALIQILHNLLDNACNYTSVGTVDLHVALWTCENICTADNRRAVWLRFDVRDTGSGIPEAKGGDIFAPFSIAEHFLTKRLGGAGLGLAVARQLAERDGGEISFVSKEGVGSTFSVVLPFLLPC
- a CDS encoding N-6 DNA methylase, with the protein product MDEGARDRQRGFEGMSALEIKRDEKKGKIWSHVRSKWLVETPEETVRQEYLLVLVNEYGFSLDQIAEEMDLTGRGSASARADFVLWRTAQDKADDNAPFIIVECKSDNITIKPQDYGQGENYARICGAPFFVTHNSRETKYWRVKKDKVPGYTEEIENIPHGDASDKDIEELLSKLRAFKEKEFADLLHKCHNIIRNREKKDPAAAFDEIAKVLFIKVYVERSLLTRRNKTNLFTVDVLKGQIAENPLDNLFQETKRAYAADKIFEDDERINLKPATGEAIVKELEKYNLSDTSEDVKGVAFERFLGRTFRGEIGQFFTPRTIVEFMVHMVDPQEGEIVCDPASGSGGFLIRVFEIVREKILADADHEYNAFKAKVEKDKSLTEEQRAKKLQDKFTEVQTLIDQKREGSRLWQLSNRCIYGTDANDRMARTSKMNMIMHGDGHGGVHHHDGFLNVNGIFEGRFDIILTNPPFGANVEPTDKVLEVDIKVNPAAEERYLKEYGDLYREAQNRVKAALNKPIASLFDLPKSDKAKIKTEVLFIERCLDLLKPGGRLGIVLPEGIFNNPSLAYVREFTENRAFLRAVVSLPQETFVSSGASVKCSLLFLQKFTEEEQLRFDETYATAKAEIEAKYADEIKAERERLESAIEAAKQAKDAEKRKALQKELKDYLKAMKVRQISEARQRLKERFDYPIFMYEAEKVGISATGEEDQNELYPNPNQPADCDKTCLEWYREFLADPSAFAVAGVAE